In a single window of the Coffea eugenioides isolate CCC68of chromosome 3, Ceug_1.0, whole genome shotgun sequence genome:
- the LOC113766102 gene encoding probably inactive leucine-rich repeat receptor-like protein kinase At5g48380, whose translation MATAINSRHLALVFLLGIFTLGSGNPRDVDCLRSIKESLDDPFHRLSSWDFDNSTEGFICYFVGVECWHADESKVRTINLRGMGLKGEFPRGIANCSALTAIDLSTNSLYGTIPSDLASIVKYATSLNLSFNNFSGEIPAGLANCSFLNSIQLSNNQLTGQIPPEIGLLDRLKIFNVSTNLLSGPVPNFISATMPSESYANNLRLCGGPLEPCKSNSETKKQDKILFTSGFVVGWVLSTILALVLNLFIVPILSARKLKSKNEKKQKTTASQGPRLLTANGRIQDSKIMALEKHVTRMSFEELSKATDDFHCMNTIGKGKLGTMYKAILQNGWFIAVKKLHNSYDFDQEFMSELMTVGRMRHCNFIPLIGFCYEINSRLLVYKYMSNGNLHDLLFSAQNGKVKCIEWPVRVKIAVGIARGLAWLHQVGVVHSSICSRCILLDHGCEPKISNFGSAKLLKSNFTSSSWRTVVDNEVWESGSFKKDVYEFGVVLLELIAEKEFSQMNGYLKSFEGLDMVEWTFQNSKPCDSDEIRQVSENEILEFVRVAVDCIQSNPARRPSMLEVYKTLSKITGRSELGND comes from the exons ATGGCTACGGCCATTAATTCAAGGCATCTAGCCCTTGTGTTTCTGCTAGGAATATTTACTTTGGGAAGTGGTAACCCACGCGATGTTGATTGCTTGAGATCTATAAAGGAGTCCTTGGATGATCCATTTCACCGTTTATCAAGCTGGGATTTTGACAACAGCACGGAAGGCTTTATATGTTACTTCGTGGGTGTTGAATGCTGGCATGCTGACGAGAGTAAGGTTCGAACTATTAACCTACGCGGAATGGGGCTAAAAGGTGagtttcctagaggcatagCCAATTGCTCAGCTTTAACGGCTATAGACCTTTCAACAAATAGTCTCTATGGAACCATTCCTTCTGATTTAGCCAGTATTGTCAAATATGCTACAAGTCTTAACCTTTCTTTCAACAATTTTTCGGGTGAAATTCCTGCAGGTCTTGCAAATTGTTCATTTCTAAATTCCATACAACTCAGCAACAACCAATTAACAGGTCAAATTCCTCCAGAAATTGGCCTATTAGATCGCTTGAAGATTTTTAATGTTTCCACCAACCTTTTATCTGGCCCAGTCCCTAATTTTATTAGCGCAACTATGCCTTCTGAAAGCTATGCAAATAATTTGCGGCTTTGTGGTGGTCCTTTAGAGCCTTGTAAGTCTAATTCAGAAACAAAGAAACAGGACAAAATCCTCTTCACAAGTGGTTTTGTGGTTGGATGGGTACTTTCTACCATCTTGGCTCTAGTTCTTAACTTGTTTATTGTGCCTATCCTGAGTGCAAGAAAACTAAAGAGCAAGAatgagaaaaaacaaaagactaCAGCTTCTCAAGGACCACGACTTTTAACTGCGAATGGGAGAATCCAAGACTCTAAG ATTATGGCACTGGAAAAACATGTAACAAGAATGAGTTTCGAAGAACTCAGCAAGGCAACTGATGATTTCCACTGTATGAATACAATTGGAAAGGGGAAACTGGGGACAATGTACAAGGCAATACTCCAAAATGGTTGGTTTATTGCCGTCAAGAAACTCCATAACTCATATGATTTTGATCAAGAATTTATGTCTGAGCTCATGACTGTTGGAAGGATGAGACATTGCAATTTCATACCACTCATAGGCTTCTGCTATGAAATTAACAGCAGACTTTTAGTCTATAAATACATGTCGAATGGAAACCTCCATGATCTCCTCTTTTCTGCTCAAAACGGCAAGGTCAAGTGCATAGAATGGCCTGTGAGGGTGAAAATAGCAGTTGGGATTGCGAGAGGACTTGCATGGCTTCATCAGGTTGGAGTAGTCCATAGCAGCATTTGTTCAAGATGCATATTGCTTGATCATGGTTGTGAACCCAAGATATCCAACTTTGGAAGtgcaaaacttttgaaatcgaaCTTTACTTCTTCGAGTTGGAGAACTGTGGTAGACAATGAAGTATGGGAGTCGGGTTCGTTTAAGAAGGATGTCTATGAGTTTGGAGTTGTGCTTCTTGAGTTAATTGCTGAAAAGGAATTTAGCCAAATGAATGGTTATCTGAAGAGTTTTGAAGGTCTTGATATGGTCGAATGGACATTTCAGAACTCCAAACCATGCGATTCGGATGAGATTAGGCAAGTATCTGAAAATGAGATCCTTGAGTTTGTTAGAGTTGCAGTTGACTGCATTCAATCTAATCCGGCAAGAAGGCCATCCATGCTAGAAGTGTACAAAACATTGAGCAAAATCACTGGGAGATCTGAACTTGGAAATGATTAA